The proteins below are encoded in one region of Phaseolus vulgaris cultivar G19833 chromosome 1, P. vulgaris v2.0, whole genome shotgun sequence:
- the LOC137813804 gene encoding histone-lysine N-methyltransferase, H3 lysine-9 specific SUVH1-like — protein MEHHFGQDAAPASGSFDKTRVLNVKPLRTLVPVFPSPSNPASSSAPQGGAPFVCVSPSGPFPSGVAPFYPFFISPESQRLSEQNAQTPTGQRVPAAPISTAPISTAVPINSFRTPTGATNGDVGTSRRNTRSWGQVTEEDGYSNVVIEEVDADARTRSGRSKRKLQKKIKGPQSGVSGDVDPDAVAADILKSLNPLIFEVLNQPEGSRDSAAYTLMIYEVMRRKLGQIEDSNRAANSGAKRPDLKAGALMMNKGIRTNSKKHIGSVSGVEIGDIFFFRFELCLVGLHAPSMAGIDYIGTKTSQEEEPLAVSIVSSGGYEDDVEDGDVLIYSGQGGVNRDKGASDQKLERGNLALDNSAHRGNEVRVIRGLKDLHHPTGKVYVYDGLYKIQDSWVDKAKSGFNVFKHKLGRLPGQPPAYMIWKSIQQWTEKSASRAGVILPDLTSGAEKVPVCLVNDVDAEKGPAYFTYLPNLKNLRPSPPLESSTGCSCVGGCQPNNSNCPCVQTNGGYLPYSSASLIADLKSVIYECGPSCQCPSNCRNRVSQGGLKFRLEVYKTKNKGWALRSWDAIRAGSFICEYAGEVIDSARVEEELGGENPDDYIFDSTRIYQQLEVFPADTEAPKIPSPLYISAIYEGNVARFMNHSCSPNVLWRPVIHDNKNVSDLHIAFYAIRHIPPMMELTYDYGTVLPLKAGHRKKKCLCESVKCRGYFC, from the coding sequence ATGGAACACCATTTTGGTCAAGACGCTGCACCTGCATCTGGGTCCTTTGATAAGACTAGGGTTTTGAATGTGAAGCCATTAAGAACACTTGTTCCTGTGTTCCCTTCACCATCTAATCCTGCTTCATCTTCAGCTCCACAAGGGGGTGCCCCATTTGTCTGTGTTTCACCTTCTGGTCCTTTCCCTTCTGGGGTTGCACCCTTCTATCCATTCTTCATCTCCCCTGAATCCCAGAGGCTCTCTGAGCAGAATGCACAAACGCCCACTGGTCAACGTGTGCCTGCTGCTCCGATTTCTACTGCTCCGATTTCTACTGCAGTTCCAATTAATTCATTTCGGACGCCAACTGGAGCTACAAATGGTGATGTGGGCACATCGCGAAGAAATACCCGAAGTTGGGGACAGGTCACAGAGGAAGATGGCTACAGTAATGTTGTGATAGAGGAAGTTGATGCAGATGCAAGAACTAGGAGTGGAAGGTCAAAGCGCAAGTTGCAGAAGAAGATAAAGGGACCGCAGAGTGGTGTTTCTGGGGATGTTGATCCAGATGCAGTGGCTGCTGATATTCTCAAGTCACTTAACCCATTGATTTTCGAGGTATTAAATCAACCGGAAGGTAGCAGGGACTCAGCTGCATATACACTCATGATATATGAAGTAATGCGAAGAAAGCTTGGACAAATTGAGGATTCAAATAGGGCCGCTAACTCTGGAGCAAAACGACCTGATTTGAAGGCAGGTGCACTTATGATGAATAAAGGGATTCGGACCAACAGCAAGAAACATATTGGATCTGTGTCTGGTGTTGAGATTGGggatattttctttttcagatttgaattgtGCTTAGTGGGTTTACATGCACCTTCTATGGCTGGAATTGATTATATCGGTACCAAAACCAGTCAAGAGGAAGAGCCCTTAGCTGTAAGTATTGTCTCATCTGGAGGGTATGAAGATGATGTGGAGGATGGGGATGTGCTGATTTACAGTGGCCAAGGTGGGGTTAACCGTGACAAGGGAGCAAGTGATCAAAAGCTTGAAAGGGGAAATCTTGCTTTGGATAATAGTGCCCATAGAGGTAACGAAGTGAGGGTAATTAGGGGTTTGAAGGATTTGCATCATCCGACTGGGAAGGTATATGTCTATGATGGCCTTTACAAGATTCAAGATTCCTGGGTGGACAAAGCAAAATCTGGTTTCAATGTATTCAAGCATAAATTAGGAAGGTTGCCTGGACAGCCTCCAGCATATATGATCTGGAAATCCATTCAACAATGGACTGAGAAATCTGCTTCAAGAGCTGGGGTTATATTGCCTGATCTTACTTCTGGGGCTGAAAAAGTACCTGTTTGTCTTGTGAATGATGTTGATGCTGAGAAGGGCCCTGCATATTTCACTTACCTCCCAAATCTTAAAAATTTGAGGCCATCTCCTCCGTTGGAATCTTCTACTGGATGTTCTTGTGTTGGTGGATGCCAACCTAACAATTCTAACTGTCCTTGTGTTCAAACGAATGGTGGCTATTTACCATATTCTTCAGCCTCGTTAATTGCAGACCTAAAATCTGTTATATATGAGTGTGGTCCTTCTTGTCAATGTCCTTCTAATTGCCGAAACCGGGTTTCTCAAGGTGGCTTGAAGTTTCGTTTGGAGGTTTATAAAACCAAGAATAAAGGATGGGCTCTTAGATCATGGGATGCTATTCGAGCAGGATCTTTCATATGTGAGTATGCAGGGGAAGTCATAGATAGTGCCAGAGTGGAGGAGGAGCTTGGTGGTGAAAATCCTGACGATTACATTTTTGATTCTACTCGCATTTATCAGCAACTGGAAGTTTTTCCCGCTGACACTGAAGCTCCAAAAATCCCATCCCCTCTATATATATCAGCAATATATGAAGGGAATGTTGCTCGGTTTATGAACCACAGCTGCTCTCCAAATGTATTATGGCGTCCAGTCATACATGATAATAAGAATGTGTCAGATCTCCACATTGCTTTCTATGCAATTAGACATATCCCTCCTATGATGGAGTTAACCTATGATTATGGGACGGTTCTTCCTCTCAAAGCAGGTCACAGGAAAAAGAAATGCTTATGTGAATCTGTGAAATGCAGGGGTTACTTTTGTTAA